A window of the Methanobrevibacter sp. TMH8 genome harbors these coding sequences:
- a CDS encoding U32 family peptidase codes for MVMELLAPAGSFNVFKIAVNRGADAIYLAGQNFGARAYAENFSIEEIKKSVEYAHLNNVKVFVTVNTLINNFEVIDLLKYIFNLYKIGVDAVIVQDFGVLKLINTVFPQIKVHASTQMGLNNYYSILWASKNGVSRAIFPREISVDEISHIHSKLKENDINMELEVFSHGALCYSISGNCYISSLNNGRSGNRGACTQPCRREYKLKYKGYNIDNGYLLSTHDLNVSDDIETLQKAGIDSIKLEGRMKSEDYVGTIVNSYRNIIDKKEGNFKDDLNFVFNRKFTRGYLLNQSPGEVMGRKSSGHIGYYIGEIVEIDDENLKANNNSKTNKRIKNTKYTSNNNSKANKQSKNTKYTSNNNSKANKQSKNTKYTSNNNSKATENFKGFKNKEDENDSEEFIKTTKKIKISKENPVDIQIGDGIAFKIGKKIKGIYIDDIIEQNDDYIIFNTTRNVRLGDKVFISYSHSINKELKKHKKEHIQSKIPITFNIYLDDNLHVNIVAKFYLKESHKIEFNYKSRQTFEKAINRPIGLEEVKKQLSKTGNTPFYIEEINIKDYPNDLFIPTSKLNEIRREILDKASQHLLNYYKPYRNQIKETKNNLTNFIKKYNAKEIKQSNTELGISVFVDNIELVEIASNYHIKKIYFDPSYLYNNPKDYFKNIKDILIDAYIKSDSTEFVWVLPSFISEEEINKCIEIHEDLKAKEFNIGIMSDVPGIGNLFNSNIHGNHNLNVWNSFACENLSNSGFNSSILSSEISHDEINQLKSKLETDDDFNLELIVHGNLEVMESKDDFSNLNNGKNLIIDEASDYAILEDKKRKKFKYKVLFDFNKKSHFRNKDCLCLIDELGRIKNLGLSSIILDCRFSNKNYTSRIISLYLEGLKNTNKKNLNSLKKEVHSLTHSYLSKGNFLDGRIHEKDKK; via the coding sequence ATGGTTATGGAATTATTAGCTCCTGCAGGATCATTCAATGTTTTTAAAATAGCTGTCAATCGTGGTGCAGACGCTATTTATTTAGCTGGACAGAATTTTGGAGCTAGAGCATATGCAGAAAATTTTTCTATAGAGGAAATTAAAAAAAGTGTTGAATATGCTCATTTAAACAATGTTAAAGTCTTTGTTACTGTAAACACATTAATAAACAACTTTGAAGTAATAGATCTTTTGAAGTATATATTCAACCTTTACAAAATTGGTGTTGATGCAGTTATTGTTCAAGATTTTGGAGTTTTAAAATTAATTAATACTGTATTTCCACAGATAAAAGTCCATGCCTCAACTCAGATGGGACTGAACAATTATTATAGTATACTTTGGGCTTCAAAAAATGGAGTTTCTAGAGCTATATTTCCTCGTGAAATCAGTGTTGATGAAATAAGCCATATACATTCAAAACTGAAAGAAAATGATATTAATATGGAATTAGAAGTCTTTTCTCATGGAGCATTATGTTATTCTATATCTGGAAATTGTTATATCTCTTCATTAAATAATGGAAGAAGTGGGAATAGAGGAGCTTGTACTCAACCATGTAGAAGAGAATATAAGTTAAAATATAAAGGATATAATATTGATAATGGCTACTTACTTTCAACACATGATTTAAATGTCTCAGATGATATTGAAACACTTCAAAAAGCTGGAATTGATTCTATTAAATTAGAAGGTAGAATGAAGTCAGAAGACTATGTTGGAACCATTGTAAATAGCTATAGAAACATAATTGATAAAAAAGAAGGTAATTTTAAAGATGACTTAAACTTTGTATTTAATCGGAAGTTTACCAGAGGATATCTACTAAACCAAAGTCCTGGAGAAGTCATGGGGAGAAAAAGCTCAGGACATATTGGTTATTACATTGGAGAAATTGTAGAAATAGATGATGAAAATCTTAAAGCTAATAATAATTCTAAAACTAATAAAAGAATTAAAAACACTAAATATACTAGTAATAATAATTCTAAAGCTAATAAACAATCTAAAAATACTAAATATACTAGTAATAATAATTCTAAAGCTAATAAACAATCTAAAAATACTAAATATACTAGTAATAATAATTCTAAAGCTACTGAAAATTTTAAAGGTTTCAAAAATAAAGAAGATGAAAATGATTCAGAGGAATTTATTAAAACTACTAAAAAAATCAAGATATCTAAAGAAAATCCTGTTGATATTCAAATAGGTGATGGGATAGCTTTTAAAATTGGTAAAAAAATTAAAGGAATATACATTGATGATATTATAGAACAAAATGATGATTATATTATCTTCAACACAACAAGAAATGTTAGACTTGGAGATAAAGTATTCATTAGTTATTCACATTCTATTAATAAAGAACTTAAAAAACATAAAAAAGAACATATACAATCTAAAATACCTATTACTTTTAATATTTATTTAGATGATAATTTACATGTTAATATTGTAGCTAAATTTTATTTAAAAGAATCTCATAAAATAGAATTCAATTATAAATCACGACAAACTTTTGAAAAAGCTATTAATAGGCCTATTGGATTAGAAGAAGTTAAAAAACAGCTTTCTAAAACAGGAAATACACCATTTTACATAGAAGAAATTAATATAAAAGATTATCCAAATGATCTTTTTATTCCAACCTCTAAATTAAATGAAATACGTCGTGAAATATTAGATAAAGCTAGTCAACATTTATTAAATTATTATAAACCTTATAGAAATCAAATAAAAGAAACTAAAAATAATTTAACTAACTTCATCAAAAAATATAATGCTAAAGAAATAAAACAATCTAATACTGAATTAGGGATTTCTGTATTTGTTGATAACATTGAACTTGTTGAAATCGCTTCAAATTACCATATAAAAAAGATTTATTTTGATCCATCATATTTATATAATAATCCTAAAGATTATTTTAAAAATATTAAAGATATTTTAATTGATGCTTATATCAAATCCGATTCGACTGAATTTGTTTGGGTTTTACCTTCTTTTATATCAGAGGAAGAAATTAATAAATGTATTGAAATACATGAAGATTTGAAAGCAAAAGAATTTAATATAGGAATTATGAGTGATGTTCCAGGCATTGGAAATTTATTTAATTCAAATATTCATGGAAATCACAATTTAAATGTCTGGAATAGTTTTGCTTGTGAAAATTTAAGTAATTCTGGTTTTAATAGTTCAATATTATCTTCAGAAATATCACATGATGAAATAAATCAATTAAAATCAAAGTTAGAAACTGATGATGATTTTAATCTTGAGCTTATTGTACATGGAAATTTAGAAGTAATGGAAAGTAAAGATGATTTTTCTAATTTGAATAATGGAAAAAATCTTATTATCGATGAAGCTTCTGATTATGCAATATTAGAAGATAAAAAACGAAAAAAATTCAAATATAAAGTCTTATTTGATTTTAATAAAAAAAGTCACTTTAGAAACAAAGATTGTTTATGTTTAATTGATGAATTAGGAAGAATAAAGAACCTTGGACTCAGTTCAATTATATTAGATTGTAGATTTTCAAATAAAAATTATACATCAAGAATTATATCACTTTATTTAGAAGGGTTAAAAAATACAAACAAAAAGAATTTAAACTCACTTAAAAAAGAAGTTCATTCTCTTACACATTCATATCTTAGTAAAGGAAATTTTTTAGACGGGCGTATCCATGAAAAAGATAAAAAATAG
- a CDS encoding desulfoferrodoxin → MSKLNEIYKCNVCEKVVEIVVEGKGQLVCCDENMELLDETREGVAPERHIPVIEKDGDNIIVKIGELPHPMVEEHHICFIELFVGEKVYRKYVDTGDEPKAVFEVCADIDNLRAREYCNVHGLWKS, encoded by the coding sequence ATGTCAAAGTTAAACGAAATATACAAATGTAATGTCTGTGAAAAAGTAGTTGAAATAGTTGTAGAAGGAAAAGGACAATTAGTCTGTTGTGATGAAAATATGGAACTTCTAGACGAAACACGAGAAGGTGTTGCTCCTGAAAGACATATTCCTGTCATAGAAAAAGATGGGGATAATATAATCGTTAAAATAGGAGAACTCCCTCATCCAATGGTAGAAGAACACCATATCTGCTTTATAGAACTATTTGTTGGAGAAAAAGTATATAGAAAATATGTAGACACGGGAGATGAACCAAAAGCAGTTTTTGAAGTTTGTGCCGATATCGATAACCTCAGAGCTCGAGAATATTGTAATGTTCATGGTTTATGGAAGTCTTAA
- a CDS encoding FAD-dependent oxidoreductase translates to MIFIRKKHLSFWLDNEESLKFHPLKNETTVDVAIIGGGIVGITTGLMLKNKGFKVAIIESKRMASDVTGSTTAKLSICSSINYAQILSGSGEEIALKFKEASILAFDKISEIIKEYKIDCDYERMPLYIYSSNKKNFKDIKKEYDALKTLNIDVDLTNEFLTPFNEELPNEYNENNENSKSNESKENNIEYHNNGDNNPENYENIVNKAIKYNNQAQFHPKKYSDALIKHIKGDGSYIFERCKVLGIEEGEINRVKTENGDVLAKSVVIATNSPIYDPDSTLSYMTPVKSYMLGVYVKEELPDAMFVDINPFHTFRKTPTKKGDLLIIAGEHHITGHSKNTSDNFKKLIEFTKEKFELKDIGYFWSNQDNRPSDGLPIIGETSQKGIYVATGFGSWGMIKSTLTGMVLTDLISNKDNSYAEILSPKRLKNQKSIKKKCVSNFNTKDLNDEELKIVNDAISKLKIDEAKIVELPGRGVSIYKDSESNVFALHANCAHYGCRLSWNSAEKTWDCPQHGSMFDYKGNAIHGPTINNLKSYLK, encoded by the coding sequence TTGATTTTTATTAGAAAAAAACATTTATCATTTTGGTTAGATAATGAAGAAAGTTTAAAATTTCACCCCCTTAAAAATGAAACAACAGTAGATGTGGCTATTATAGGGGGAGGAATAGTAGGAATTACAACTGGATTAATGCTTAAAAATAAAGGTTTTAAAGTCGCAATTATAGAATCAAAAAGAATGGCTTCTGATGTAACTGGATCTACTACAGCTAAACTATCAATATGCTCAAGTATAAATTATGCTCAGATATTATCTGGATCAGGTGAAGAAATAGCTCTAAAATTTAAAGAAGCAAGCATATTAGCTTTTGATAAAATATCTGAAATAATTAAAGAATATAAAATCGATTGTGACTATGAAAGAATGCCATTATATATCTACTCTAGCAATAAAAAAAATTTTAAAGATATTAAAAAAGAATATGATGCATTGAAAACACTTAATATAGATGTTGATTTAACTAATGAATTTTTAACACCATTTAATGAAGAATTACCTAATGAATATAATGAAAATAATGAAAATAGTAAAAGCAATGAAAGTAAAGAAAATAATATTGAATACCATAATAATGGAGATAATAATCCAGAAAATTATGAAAATATTGTAAATAAAGCTATTAAATATAATAATCAAGCTCAATTCCATCCAAAAAAATATTCTGATGCCTTAATAAAACATATTAAAGGGGATGGATCCTATATATTTGAGAGATGTAAAGTATTAGGAATCGAAGAAGGAGAAATAAATAGAGTAAAAACTGAAAATGGAGATGTTTTAGCAAAATCTGTAGTTATAGCTACTAATTCTCCAATCTATGATCCAGATTCAACTTTAAGCTATATGACTCCAGTTAAATCTTATATGCTCGGAGTATATGTTAAAGAAGAACTACCTGATGCAATGTTTGTAGACATAAATCCTTTCCATACATTCAGAAAAACTCCAACTAAAAAAGGAGATTTATTAATTATTGCAGGAGAACATCATATAACTGGACATAGCAAGAATACTAGTGATAATTTCAAAAAGTTAATTGAATTTACAAAGGAAAAATTCGAATTAAAGGATATTGGATATTTCTGGTCCAACCAAGATAATAGACCTAGTGATGGGTTGCCAATTATAGGTGAAACTTCTCAGAAAGGAATCTATGTAGCTACTGGATTTGGTAGTTGGGGAATGATAAAATCAACATTAACTGGAATGGTGTTAACAGACTTGATATCAAATAAAGACAACTCTTATGCTGAAATTCTCTCTCCAAAAAGACTTAAAAATCAAAAATCAATAAAGAAAAAATGTGTAAGTAATTTTAATACAAAAGATTTGAATGATGAAGAATTAAAAATAGTAAATGATGCAATCTCAAAATTAAAAATAGATGAAGCTAAAATAGTTGAACTTCCTGGAAGAGGAGTGTCTATCTATAAAGATAGTGAATCTAATGTTTTCGCCTTACATGCAAATTGTGCTCATTATGGATGCAGACTTAGCTGGAATTCAGCAGAAAAAACTTGGGACTGCCCACAACATGGCTCTATGTTTGATTACAAAGGTAATGCTATTCATGGACCCACAATCAATAATCTAAAGTCATACCTCAAATAA
- a CDS encoding tRNA(Ile)(2)-agmatinylcytidine synthase: MCTTYLACSIINQLNEEGIVIEGHPRLIRLNPFAKFKTRGNGGISFKIDMGRYSNEKIELAKEIILKNVEELSQLSCENTNPGVVFYKDEITAEMRNYAMKAIYSIISIEEAENFAKRIGAEIHKFKKGRGIIGSIAAISCPLEDYTYELLTYRNKENYGKKRLIDKNSVYEMDQKTLDTFENIDINNEYIAIEPKTPCPILYGIRGESVDGLKLAKNIVKVNEPIENYCIFKTNQHTDMHLQNVSKIEEMEKYGCYIVSGYVKENPHVIEGGHVFFTLADDSGEIEAAAYEPTKEFRNIVKELISGDQVQLFGGIGCGGTFNIEKIRIISLNKKRYFENPICVCGKRMTSAGKNKGFKCKKCGNKLADAEKISIEEERDLIEGNFYETPVSARRHLAKPLCRIDHG; this comes from the coding sequence ATGTGCACTACTTACCTAGCTTGTTCTATAATTAATCAATTAAATGAAGAAGGAATAGTTATTGAAGGCCACCCCAGACTTATTAGATTAAATCCCTTTGCTAAATTTAAAACTCGTGGAAATGGAGGAATTTCTTTTAAAATTGATATGGGAAGATATTCCAATGAAAAAATTGAGTTAGCTAAAGAAATCATCCTTAAAAATGTGGAAGAACTTTCTCAGCTGTCTTGTGAAAATACTAATCCTGGTGTTGTTTTTTATAAAGATGAAATCACAGCTGAAATGAGAAACTATGCTATGAAAGCTATTTATTCGATTATATCTATAGAAGAAGCAGAAAATTTTGCTAAAAGGATTGGAGCTGAAATCCACAAGTTTAAAAAAGGAAGAGGAATTATTGGTTCTATTGCAGCTATATCCTGCCCTCTTGAAGATTATACTTATGAACTTTTAACATATCGTAATAAGGAAAATTATGGTAAAAAACGTCTGATTGATAAAAATTCTGTTTATGAAATGGATCAAAAGACATTAGACACCTTTGAAAATATTGATATCAATAATGAGTATATAGCTATTGAACCTAAAACTCCATGCCCTATTTTATATGGTATTCGTGGAGAATCAGTAGATGGGTTGAAATTAGCTAAAAATATTGTAAAAGTTAATGAACCTATTGAAAATTATTGTATTTTTAAAACAAATCAACATACTGATATGCATCTTCAAAATGTATCTAAAATAGAAGAAATGGAAAAGTATGGTTGTTATATTGTAAGTGGTTATGTAAAAGAAAATCCTCATGTTATTGAAGGAGGCCATGTTTTTTTCACCTTAGCTGATGATTCTGGTGAAATTGAAGCTGCAGCATATGAACCAACTAAAGAATTTAGAAATATTGTTAAAGAACTTATATCTGGGGATCAAGTTCAACTATTTGGTGGAATTGGTTGTGGTGGAACTTTTAACATAGAAAAAATTAGGATAATCAGCCTCAATAAAAAAAGATATTTTGAAAATCCCATTTGTGTTTGTGGAAAAAGAATGACTTCTGCAGGAAAAAATAAAGGATTTAAATGTAAAAAATGTGGCAATAAGCTTGCGGATGCTGAAAAAATATCTATTGAAGAAGAACGGGATTTGATTGAAGGTAATTTTTATGAAACTCCAGTATCAGCTAGACGTCATTTAGCTAAACCTTTATGTAGAATAGATCATGGATAA
- a CDS encoding tRNA-binding protein: MWDTTKDYRLLLGQKAITMFIGTARSGSFRGRWNKKMAIESAESMESDFQTMNYSYLDPEDLANTPEIANLQEKGELVVRYLGGDDWAHQFMAQTPKEEKEKAEEAIAKARFFIDTILGLKDRILFGPINDPIVSIDIKVGEIMSVSKHPKNDGLMICNVNLGKRAIKVVTNDLMVKEGNNVAIAMLPPETFSGIASEGMFLGAGEGILKDVEGELGAMPKGIPLEALNESRNLLEGYLSK; this comes from the coding sequence ATGTGGGATACTACAAAAGATTACAGACTTTTACTTGGACAAAAAGCTATTACTATGTTTATTGGTACTGCTAGAAGTGGAAGTTTTAGAGGTCGTTGGAATAAAAAGATGGCTATTGAAAGTGCTGAAAGTATGGAAAGCGATTTTCAAACCATGAATTATTCTTACTTAGATCCTGAAGACTTAGCTAACACTCCTGAAATAGCTAATCTTCAAGAAAAAGGAGAACTTGTTGTAAGATACTTAGGAGGAGATGATTGGGCTCACCAATTCATGGCTCAAACTCCAAAAGAAGAAAAAGAAAAAGCTGAAGAAGCTATTGCTAAAGCAAGATTCTTCATTGACACGATCCTTGGATTAAAGGATAGAATATTATTTGGACCAATAAATGATCCTATTGTATCTATTGATATTAAAGTAGGGGAAATCATGAGTGTTAGTAAACATCCAAAAAATGATGGCCTTATGATTTGTAATGTAAATCTTGGAAAAAGAGCTATAAAAGTAGTAACTAATGATTTAATGGTTAAAGAAGGAAACAATGTGGCTATAGCAATGTTACCTCCAGAAACTTTCTCTGGAATAGCTAGTGAAGGAATGTTTTTAGGTGCTGGTGAGGGAATTTTAAAGGATGTTGAAGGAGAACTTGGGGCTATGCCAAAGGGAATTCCTTTAGAAGCATTAAACGAAAGTAGAAACTTACTCGAAGGCTATTTAAGTAAATAA
- a CDS encoding Mov34/MPN/PAD-1 family protein, with protein MGLSNLFSKIFGTNRFKFNEVHIDEEVIDSILWYAKSSDPNEFMAIFDGNVKNEILHITGLVFLPGETSNEGAIINTGMLPVMTTQWGSVHSHPGPSALPSGTDLATFAKTGLFHMIICQPYEVENILAYNRYGEFAKFKII; from the coding sequence ATGGGCTTAAGTAACTTATTTTCAAAGATATTTGGAACTAATAGATTTAAATTTAATGAAGTTCACATAGATGAAGAAGTTATTGACTCAATATTATGGTATGCTAAAAGTTCTGATCCAAATGAATTTATGGCTATCTTTGATGGGAATGTTAAAAACGAAATTTTGCATATTACAGGTTTAGTATTTTTACCGGGGGAAACATCAAATGAAGGAGCTATTATTAATACTGGAATGCTTCCAGTTATGACAACTCAATGGGGTTCAGTTCACAGCCATCCAGGACCTAGTGCTTTACCTTCTGGTACAGATTTAGCTACTTTTGCAAAAACTGGCTTATTTCATATGATTATATGTCAACCATATGAAGTTGAGAATATCTTAGCTTATAATCGTTATGGTGAATTTGCTAAGTTTAAAATTATATGA
- a CDS encoding tRNA(His) guanylyltransferase Thg1 family protein produces MKEYEIYNSLKVPKGFKIILRLDGRKFHSLTNNLNLEMPYDEKFINAMIDTSKDIFNEFSPSFIYSFSDEINILLSEIPFSGRIEKLNSVFPSLASSALTLHLKDLEENFTFNKNISTIPTISFDSRVIPIANNGGIVKYFKWRQDEAWRNCINSYGYWTLRKDFSAKEATMKLKNLKSSDIHEILFKKGLNINNLPIYQKRGVAIYKTKKQIKGLNPKTNKEENSFRNLLFVDKKLPIFDKDFFKKIDII; encoded by the coding sequence ATGAAAGAATATGAAATTTATAATAGTTTGAAAGTTCCAAAAGGATTTAAAATCATCTTAAGATTAGATGGTAGGAAATTTCACAGTTTAACTAATAATCTGAATCTAGAAATGCCTTATGATGAAAAATTTATTAATGCAATGATTGATACTTCTAAAGATATTTTTAATGAATTTTCTCCATCTTTTATTTACTCATTTTCTGATGAAATAAATATACTCTTGTCAGAAATTCCATTTTCTGGAAGAATTGAAAAATTAAACTCAGTTTTTCCTAGCTTAGCTTCAAGTGCTTTAACATTACATTTAAAAGATTTAGAAGAAAATTTCACTTTTAATAAAAATATTTCTACTATTCCTACTATTTCTTTTGATTCTAGAGTTATTCCAATAGCTAATAATGGAGGAATTGTTAAATACTTCAAGTGGAGGCAAGATGAAGCTTGGAGAAATTGTATTAATAGCTATGGATATTGGACATTAAGAAAAGATTTTTCAGCTAAAGAAGCTACAATGAAATTAAAAAATCTTAAATCTTCTGATATTCATGAAATTCTTTTTAAAAAAGGACTTAATATTAATAATCTTCCAATATATCAAAAAAGAGGAGTAGCTATTTATAAAACTAAAAAACAAATTAAAGGTTTAAATCCAAAAACAAATAAAGAAGAAAATTCCTTCAGAAACCTATTGTTTGTTGATAAAAAATTACCTATTTTTGATAAAGATTTTTTTAAAAAGATTGATATTATATAA
- a CDS encoding aspartate dehydrogenase: MIVGILGCGAIANIIVNNFLSKNSGINIKYFYDHDMEKAENLASIANGIAVLDIEDMIDNVDLVLEAASPISVEKFGLNVLNKGKNIIIMSIGALMDENIRKRMIEAANSNNAKIFAPSGAIVGLDGIKAASIGKINKATLTTRKPPKSLGKATDEEEILYEGKASEAVKMFPVNINVAAALSIACNMDVDVKIIVDPNVDKNVHEVIVEGDFGQFKTRTENLPCEVNPKTSMLAAYSAIKLLKSLNENFIMGT, translated from the coding sequence ATAATAGTCGGAATATTGGGTTGTGGTGCAATAGCTAATATCATTGTAAATAATTTTTTGTCTAAAAATAGTGGGATTAATATTAAGTATTTTTATGATCACGACATGGAAAAAGCAGAAAATTTGGCTAGTATAGCTAATGGTATAGCTGTTTTAGATATTGAAGACATGATTGATAATGTTGATCTAGTTTTGGAAGCTGCTTCTCCTATTTCTGTAGAAAAATTCGGTTTAAATGTCCTAAATAAAGGTAAAAATATTATAATCATGAGTATTGGTGCATTGATGGATGAAAATATTAGAAAACGGATGATAGAAGCTGCTAATTCTAATAATGCTAAGATATTCGCCCCTTCTGGTGCTATAGTTGGTTTAGATGGAATCAAAGCTGCATCAATTGGAAAAATTAATAAAGCTACTTTAACAACAAGAAAACCTCCAAAGTCTCTTGGGAAAGCTACTGATGAGGAAGAGATTCTTTATGAAGGAAAAGCATCTGAAGCAGTTAAAATGTTTCCAGTTAATATAAATGTAGCTGCTGCACTTAGTATTGCTTGTAACATGGATGTTGATGTTAAAATCATTGTTGATCCTAATGTAGATAAAAATGTTCATGAAGTTATTGTTGAAGGAGACTTCGGACAATTTAAAACAAGAACTGAGAATTTACCTTGTGAAGTTAATCCTAAAACAAGTATGTTAGCTGCTTATTCAGCTATTAAATTATTAAAAAGCTTGAATGAGAATTTTATAATGGGGACATAA
- a CDS encoding PRC-barrel domain-containing protein, with protein sequence MVEVSNLYDLDIYTIAGQYVGRVVDVVLNIRMGTIAKLQVKALEPENKNVGIRDIFRNGLQFVPEENEMRAFQEGVLNVDFDKVRAIGDIMLIDPQDIRRPTPNQPQSQSQGQTTTQQRTPTPNPATNPTTTQNPNQKSQYPM encoded by the coding sequence ATGGTGGAAGTTTCAAACCTTTATGATTTGGACATATATACTATTGCCGGGCAATATGTAGGAAGAGTTGTAGATGTAGTTCTTAATATAAGAATGGGAACAATTGCTAAGCTTCAAGTTAAAGCTTTAGAACCAGAAAATAAAAATGTTGGAATAAGAGACATTTTTAGAAATGGTTTACAGTTTGTTCCTGAAGAAAATGAGATGAGAGCTTTCCAAGAAGGAGTTCTTAATGTAGATTTTGATAAAGTTAGGGCTATTGGGGATATTATGTTAATTGATCCTCAAGATATTAGAAGACCTACTCCTAATCAACCTCAATCTCAATCTCAGGGTCAAACAACTACTCAACAAAGAACTCCAACTCCAAATCCAGCTACAAACCCTACTACAACTCAGAATCCAAATCAAAAATCACAATATCCAATGTAA
- the serA gene encoding phosphoglycerate dehydrogenase — translation MKVLVADSINQKGIDNLKEVADVVADTDITPEELLNTISEYEAIVIRSRTKVTREVIQRADKLKIIARAGVGVDNVDVVAATEKGIMVVNAPESTSITVAEHTMGMMLTAARKIAIADKSVKENKWEKSRFMGVELRNKTLGVVGMGRIGSQVVSRCKAFEMDAIVYDPYLPKEVAKQMGVQLADLETVLKEADFITIHVPLTPETKHLISTAEFEMMKEDSFIINCARGGIIDEDALFDALSNEKIGGAALDVYEEEPPKDSKLLDLDNIVVTPHIAASTKEAQRDAAIIVANEVIEVLKGGAPKNVLNMPVVDQKTYEEIKPYLELCKKLGSFVSQAITGQIKELEIVYCGELSEMANQDILTRTVLQGILNSVLIDPVNMINAPTIAKERGITITEGKTADAQRYDSLIRVKAISEKDEFSVEGTDLHEPVIIKINNYWVDVKPEGHMFISKYNDIPGAIGTIGTKLGECNINIGTMQVGRDIAGGKAIMILTIDQKIPDNVMEEVKNLDNVFDAVGLEL, via the coding sequence ATGAAAGTACTTGTTGCCGATTCAATAAATCAAAAAGGTATTGATAATTTAAAAGAAGTAGCAGATGTTGTTGCTGATACAGATATAACTCCAGAAGAATTACTTAACACTATCTCTGAATATGAAGCAATTGTTATTAGAAGTAGAACAAAAGTAACTCGTGAAGTTATCCAAAGAGCAGACAAACTAAAAATTATTGCTCGTGCTGGTGTTGGAGTAGATAATGTAGATGTTGTAGCAGCTACAGAAAAAGGTATCATGGTAGTAAATGCTCCTGAATCAACTTCTATTACTGTAGCAGAACATACAATGGGAATGATGTTAACTGCAGCAAGGAAAATAGCTATTGCTGATAAATCTGTAAAGGAAAATAAATGGGAAAAAAGCAGATTTATGGGTGTAGAACTAAGAAATAAGACTCTTGGTGTAGTAGGAATGGGTCGAATTGGTTCTCAAGTAGTAAGTAGATGCAAAGCATTTGAAATGGATGCAATCGTTTATGATCCTTATTTGCCTAAAGAAGTAGCTAAACAAATGGGAGTTCAGTTAGCTGATTTAGAAACTGTATTGAAAGAAGCTGATTTCATAACAATTCATGTTCCTTTAACTCCTGAAACTAAACATCTTATATCCACAGCAGAATTTGAAATGATGAAAGAAGATTCTTTTATAATTAATTGTGCTAGGGGAGGAATCATTGATGAAGATGCACTTTTTGATGCACTTTCAAATGAAAAAATTGGTGGAGCTGCTCTTGATGTTTATGAAGAAGAACCTCCAAAAGATAGCAAACTTCTTGATCTTGATAATATTGTAGTTACTCCTCATATTGCAGCTTCAACTAAAGAAGCTCAAAGAGATGCAGCTATAATTGTAGCTAATGAAGTAATTGAAGTATTAAAAGGAGGAGCTCCAAAAAACGTTTTAAACATGCCTGTGGTTGATCAAAAAACCTATGAAGAAATAAAACCTTATTTGGAATTATGTAAAAAATTAGGAAGTTTTGTTTCTCAAGCTATTACTGGACAAATCAAGGAACTTGAAATAGTATATTGTGGAGAATTATCTGAAATGGCTAATCAAGATATTCTAACAAGGACAGTTCTTCAAGGAATTCTTAATTCTGTTTTAATTGATCCTGTTAATATGATTAATGCTCCAACTATAGCTAAAGAAAGGGGTATAACTATCACTGAAGGAAAAACTGCTGATGCTCAACGATATGATTCATTAATCAGAGTTAAAGCAATAAGTGAAAAAGATGAATTTTCTGTTGAAGGAACTGATTTACATGAACCAGTTATAATTAAAATAAATAATTATTGGGTGGATGTAAAACCAGAAGGACACATGTTCATATCTAAATATAATGATATTCCTGGAGCTATTGGAACTATTGGAACAAAATTAGGAGAATGCAATATCAATATAGGGACTATGCAAGTAGGAAGAGATATTGCTGGTGGAAAAGCAATAATGATCTTAACTATCGATCAAAAAATCCCTGATAATGTTATGGAAGAAGTTAAAAATCTTGACAATGTTTTCGATGCTGTTGGATTAGAGCTTTAG